A single region of the Hyphomonas adhaerens MHS-3 genome encodes:
- a CDS encoding DUF1192 domain-containing protein — MAISDEEPILVNTPQTLEQMSVEELEMRIAALKDGIAACEREIEKKRAQKSAADALFGGGD; from the coding sequence ATGGCGATTTCAGATGAAGAGCCGATCCTCGTTAACACACCGCAGACGCTGGAGCAGATGTCGGTGGAAGAGCTGGAAATGCGGATTGCCGCGTTGAAAGACGGTATTGCCGCCTGTGAACGGGAAATCGAGAAGAAACGGGCCCAGAAGTCAGCAGCCGACGCGCTGTTCGGCGGCGGGGATTAA
- a CDS encoding NAD(P)H-quinone oxidoreductase yields the protein MRLLNTGVMHMGETMKAVEIETDGPLYLADLPKPEPGVNEVLVKTAFSGLNRADLVQRAGAYPPPPGASTILGLEVSGTVEAVGSDVSRWKAGDKVCGLLAGGGYAEYVAVDAGSLFPVPDSMGLDQAGCLPEAMMTVWANVFDRVGLKAGENFLCHGGTSGIGVMAIQMAKAAGAAKIFATAGTDEKCQLASSIGATRAINYKTEDFVEIVKDEGGSDVTLDMVGGDYIQKNISAANPDGRIINIAYQNGFQANVNFAPVLMKRLTLAATTLRARPLPEKQRIRDAVEADFWPHIASGAIIPVLQKVFPAAEAEQAHQLMASGTHSGKILLSW from the coding sequence ATGCGACTCCTCAACACGGGAGTCATGCACATGGGCGAGACGATGAAAGCCGTCGAAATCGAGACAGACGGGCCGCTATACCTGGCGGACCTGCCAAAGCCGGAACCGGGCGTGAACGAGGTTCTGGTCAAGACGGCCTTTTCCGGCCTCAACCGGGCGGATCTCGTCCAGCGCGCGGGCGCCTATCCCCCGCCGCCCGGCGCTTCGACCATTCTGGGTCTCGAAGTGTCCGGCACGGTCGAAGCGGTTGGAAGCGATGTCTCGCGCTGGAAAGCGGGCGACAAGGTCTGCGGCCTGCTGGCGGGCGGTGGGTATGCCGAATATGTCGCCGTCGATGCGGGCTCCCTCTTCCCGGTGCCGGACAGTATGGGCCTGGATCAGGCCGGCTGCCTGCCCGAAGCCATGATGACCGTCTGGGCCAATGTGTTTGACCGGGTCGGCCTGAAAGCCGGTGAAAACTTCCTCTGCCATGGCGGCACGTCCGGCATTGGCGTCATGGCCATCCAGATGGCGAAAGCTGCGGGCGCCGCGAAAATCTTCGCCACCGCCGGCACGGACGAGAAATGCCAACTGGCAAGCAGTATCGGCGCCACCCGCGCCATCAACTACAAGACCGAGGATTTCGTCGAGATCGTCAAAGACGAAGGCGGATCCGACGTCACGCTCGACATGGTCGGCGGCGACTACATCCAGAAGAATATCTCCGCGGCCAATCCGGACGGGCGGATCATCAACATCGCCTACCAGAACGGCTTCCAGGCGAACGTCAATTTCGCCCCGGTCCTGATGAAACGCCTGACATTGGCCGCCACCACGCTGCGCGCCCGGCCCCTGCCGGAGAAACAGCGTATCCGCGATGCCGTGGAAGCCGATTTCTGGCCTCACATTGCCAGCGGTGCGATCATTCCG